The genomic region AATGCTCCAAGCAAGGGAGTAAGATAGCATGTTCCACTCCAATTTGAATTGCTTTTAGCTGCTCTAGCACTGCTTTGGTGCAGACGTGTCTTGAAATAAATGACCAGATTTGAGCTCATCCCATAATATGCCAATCTCTCACAACATTCATTCCCTATAAAAAATCAAACCCAAAAATCAAATATCCACATGTTTATATCCACTAATTCCATTTTCGAAATCTTAATAAAACTGTACCTAAGATAAAAGGGCAGGCTTTCCAGGTTCCTGTGACCTTTTTATTAGCTGGGTCTCCTTTGTAATCCACTGTCCCATCTTTGGTGTATACATCATCATCTTCTGCAATGGGTTCAACCCTCCCATCTTTTGCATACACATCATCTTCTCCCATTGCTTTTAGACTGTGTCAATCCCCAAACCCCTTCTGGCTTCTGGGATTACAAAGCTGCAAACTTCAAACAGCTACAACCCTGAACCTGAATCAAACAGAGAAATCTTTCACTTCAGTAACAATTTTCTAGTTTCTACAGTATGAAAATGTATTAAGCAACAACAACAAAAACAACAAATGTTCTGTACCAAATCAAGAACATGAATTCCGAGAGTGTGAAAGTTATGAGGATTTGAGAAAGTTTCAAGCTTTGGAGAAAAGCTAAAGCAAGAAAGGTTGGGTAGATTGGTCCAAAGCTGCTGCCATGGAGGAAAATAAGCAGCGTGGGACTGTGGGGCAATCATTGACTTGAAATAGAGATCGAGTGATGAGCAAAAACGTGGGTCCCACATTTTATTGTGTCTGTATCTGGCCGAGGAAGCGTGAAGTGTTAAGACAGATTCTGATTCAAAGATGCGTTGTCAGCACTAAATTGACGGTGGAGATTCCAAGTTTTCTACCCTCTTGAATTCGTTGGTGTGAAAACAGAGTGAATCCGATGAGACATGCATGAATAATTTACCAAGGAGGAGATGGTTTTTTACCACTTAACTTGAACTAACATCTTGGTTTTTCTGCTTTTTACCACAAGTTTTTCTTGGTATATTTTGGCTAAAGTTAGAGCACAATACTACTCTACGTCTCTACCCATTAATATCAAAAACTAATCTAGAACTTATTTGGGCAAAATTGTGCTCGCTTTCACAAAGATAGTTCATGGTTATGTAACAAAAAAGAAGAAGATAATTCATGGTTTAGAAAACTTTACCATACCCAGGTTGTATGAACAAAGTACTTGGATTAACATATACAACATAGCCTATATATAATTTAGAGTATTAAGAGTAATTAACTTACCAAAGGCATATGTAGAAGCAGTTGTTCTCTGAACTGCAGGCCGGAGGCAGTTTTGATGTTCCTTGGTTCAAATTCTTTAGGCAAATCCTGCCTTTTAAAGTCAGCTGCCTTCGGATGAAGCTAGGTCATTCTTGGCTGGTTCTTGTTGGAGCTTCGTTGAAGTCAATGTCCGTTTTAGCCTTCTTCTTCATCATCTTCAGCTAGCTGTATTGAATCGTTTTATAATACTAGCTCATTGCTCTCATGCTCTGTAGAGAAGCGTTGAAAACTATGCCATCAAGCCTATCACTCTCAGATGTTTTGTTATTGTTGTTGGCTTAACGAATTTAGTACTCAGAAACGGCCGTAACAGATTATCACCGGAATCAAAGATGCACATTATAATAAGAATTGAATTGAAATTTGTTTAGTCTTTCTTGTTTGAATTCGACATCTGTTTAGTCCTTATGATTTTATTTTAATCTGAACAATCCTTAAAGTCACAATTGTTCATTCAAATAGTCTTTATGGTTTTATTTTAATCTGAATAGTCCTTAAAGTCATGATTTTTTATCCAAATAGTTATTCCGACAATTTTCTCAATTAAATATCATAAGGACTATTTGGATGAAAAATCGTGACTTTAAGGACTATTCAGATTAAAATAAAACCATAAGGGCTAAACAGATGTCGACTTCAAACCACAAGAACTATACAATATTTTACCTTTATAATAAATTTTGGTTCAGCTTCAAGTAGGGTTCATAATGTTATATAAAAAGCATGTACGTAATCTATCTTCTAAAATATTGTATTTGAACAATGGAAAAACAACAAACTAGTCAAAATAGCTACAAAATCAGACTTCTATATTACAGTGAAGTGTGAACAAAAGAATAGCCAGCACTTTGTGTGTGGAATTCTTAAACAGAATGATCGATAAAGACGTACATAGCTAATAGGTCAAAGTAAGAAGATTTTCATTCGGGCAAATTGGTTATCTAGCTCGATCACGTTGCTGTAATATACAGCTACTTACAGATATTTTATTGAAGGCAAGTCTGCAGCTTGTTATTCATTGCAAGCCATCTCTATCAGCACAACTTGCAAATTCCAACTTATAGCCGAATACAAAACCAATCAGTTCATACCCATCATTTTCTTATATGATAAGGTTCCATGACTCTTCCATCCACTAATGACCCTATAGAATATCAACACTACCTATACATCTGATGCTAAGAAAGGGAAAATTTGATATCGGGTGGTTTTCTAGACTTTGAGTTAATATTCAAGTTAAATGGAGCTTTTAACTTTGATATAACAACAACATGCAAACCAATCCAGTTAAAATATAGTTTAAAATCTTATTTAAAACCCCCTCATTTCTATATATTTTTTCTCTCTTTCTATGACACTTGCTTTTAAATGTGATTTCGATTTAATTTCCTTCAATATCCCAGTTGAACAATCTATGAAGGATGACAACAATATAGGGAAAACTATTTGTGATCCAAGAGCTCGATACAATTTTGTATATATATGGAGCAAAATATGTTTCAACATGATAATAATAAATAGTATAATCACGAACTAAGTATGGAAAGATGGTTCATGTTAACATGGTGTTAAACTATGATCATCACCTTTGAACTTCACAACTCTGAATACTTTTTAGTGTTTATCAGTTTACCCTTCGTTCAACTAAAAGCTAGAATACTAATTAGTAGTAAAACAAAAACAAAAAACTGAGTCTATGCTAGAGTTGGGGTTCTCTCTAGCCTCTATCGTTTTCTCTACATTAATCATCATTCTCGACATCATGGTTGGTTCCGTCGTCTCTGCTGCCCATCTTGCTGCTTCTCTAGTCATCCTTAAGAACGCCAAGAAGTTCTTCGGCTCCATCAACACCGCCGCCGTCTCGCAAATGACAAAGGGGCAGAGCAATGAATCGCGGCAAGGGGCTAAACAAAATAAAACAAATCAAAACTCTTTCCATTTATGCATATATATACTGCTGTATAACCTATATATATATATATGCACACATAGCTACTGTACATGTGTGTATTTTTGTTTTCTTGCCTCATTAATGTTATGTATTATATATTACTGATGAAGAGGATCCCATTAATTAACATTCAATTTTTCTTAGCATAATTTCTTTTAAGAATTGACTAACAGAATACATGATGAGGTTTAAAATTACTTCCAACAAGACAATAGCTAGTTACATACAGTAACTGTACTCATGTAGATCAACGGTAACTTCAACTCCAAGTAAGGGCGGAAGCACTTTTAGGGCTTGGGACGAGAAAGACATATCTTACACCTACTTTAATTTGACCTAGAATTAACAGATGGCCGGATAGGTGAACGGTTTTCAGAGCTAGCAACTGGCTGCCGGATTTCGTCTCAAGAGTAGAAGATCGAAGTTCTGGGGCGTGCCCCGCTACAACGTTTGATCCGCATAATACTCAGTCAGGCTCTTCTCCTACCCGTATCATATAGACATGCTGAGCTAAATCTTCTTCATGCCTTGCCTTTTTCTTATTCTCTGTTGTAAACTGGATCGAATAAAAAAAAAAAAAAAAAAAAGGAGCTCTTGAATTTAAGAAAATAGAAATGAAAAAGATACGCACATTTGTACGTACAAGCTAACTATGGGAGTATCGGTAAATGCCTCAGAGACATATAGGCCGGCCGGTGCATTTTATTTTCGGTAAAATCCTTTGATATATGTACGATGATCTCTCTCTCCAACCAAAAAAAAAAAGTATGATGATCTCAATTAAATTACAGTATGACACATTTTGAATTAAATTAGACCAGTGTACGTATCCTACATTCCTACAAAGATCTTTGCATGCAATTGACCGGTTCTCAAGGACGATCTAATAATAGCATAAAACACCTGCTAATTTCTGAATCACTGGCCAGAAAGAAAACTCTGTGAATCACTAACCAGTTTTGTCATTTTAGTTCTCCTTGTCAAAATATTACCACTTTCATATCGTATGTCACTTCCCTACCCTACATTCCAGGGCCCTTTTTTTGATAGAATATTTGTGACGACATCTAGTAGTTGTGGTGTTTCCACCCCCGCCGGGGAAATGTTCCGGTTAATGGTGGCGTAAACATCGGAACAAGAACCGTACGTATAGGACCATGCAAGAGCCGGCAAAGACAGTATTGGTGGTGGCGGATCCGAACCGAGAATCATCAAGTGCTCTCCAATACGCACTTTCTCATTCAGTGCTCGATCACGACGAGTTGATCCTCTTTCATGTCGATAATCCTAGTAACTGGATACACGCATTCCATCTCAATACGTTCCTCAAAATCCCGCCGGCTAATGCCGGCGTCCATGCCATGTCGTCGGATCACGGCAGCGGGAGTGGAACTGCTAATTTAGAAAAAGGAACCGCCGTGAAAGATTTTCTCGAAGAAATGAAGAAGGAATGCAATCGGACAAAACCAAAGCTAAATGTGCGCATAGAGAGGGTGGCATTGGAAGCTGCAAGAGACAGAGCCAACACTATTTTGCATCATAGCGAAGTTCTTGGGGTCGACATCGTTGTTATAGGGCAAAAGCGAAGTCTTTTTGCCAAGGGACATTTAGGGTGAGTACGTATATTTTCTCTTAGAATTCTAGCTACATTGCATTCACAATTTCACATATCGATCCAAACCTCGACCTGTTGTGTTGTCGCCTGACTTTCGATTTATGAACATCATGAATGTGCAGATCATATACTTGGCCTAGGCCTGGAGGGCGATCATCAGGGTCGTCATCGAAAGGGATAAACACAGCGGAGTATTTGATTGAGAACTGCAAGTGCACTTGTGTTGGAGTACAGAAGAAAGCCCTAGCTGGAGGATACGTTCTCAACTCAAAAACACACAAAAATTTCTGGCTTCTTGCGTAGTTCAAAACCATTTGCACCACACCTGAAGTGATCGATGTAATATTCTCATCTTTACTCGATCTTCTTTTCTTCTGTAATTTCTCTCATGGCTACGGAGTACTGAGTCATGATATGAAATGCATCACAAATTTTGAATTGCAAAAGAATGGTAATAATAATAAGGGACATTTTTGAAAACCCTAACTGGCGATTTTTGAAAACCCTAGATAGCATTCATGCCAAGGACTCATGAATGATATTGATATTAACGTGGCGGATATATTGAAAGATGACAATGTAGGTTGTTTCGATCACGATGCCAACAAACTAGAAAATGACAAAAAAGAGCCTTAATTAATTAAGCTGATTAATTGTCGATTTCCTTAATCATAATTTTTAGTGTTGAATGAGAGCCTTTGTAAATAGACAGCAACAGATTGATACATGAACTCATGCATGCCAATGTAAAGGTTGCTTAATTAGATGAGCTGTTACCCATCTTCAAAATCAATCTTTAACTTTCCGCTTGATTTGGCAATCCATGATAACTATCGCTCAACAATCTGATGAAAACAAATTGGTTGTGGGATAACATCGATCTCATCTCCTCCCATCGGCTATCAACGTATCAATCATCTACCCACCACAATAATATTCAACTTCCACATTCTGCCTAGTGTTCTTCCTCAATGATCATGAAATGCATGCGTAATGGAAAGTTTAACCATGATTAGTCGTACCATAATTATCTCTATTAACTAATCAGTATAAACTTATAATCACAATGACAATTACGTTCTGATCCTAATTAGTTTGTTTAAACACCCGAGCCAATCTTCAAATGAGAATTACAATTAATGAACTAATTTGTACGTTCGGATTTTTTTTGGTAATGAAAGGATTTCATTAAGGTACAAAGCCTATACCGGTCCAACTAAGATCTGATCCGATTACAGGAAACTAAATAGAATAGTTCGCAACTACTTCTTGATAGAAATAGCAAGAGCAGACACTATCATGAACTAAAATACAACTAAAAACTGAGGGCCAAAAAACAAGCCCAAACCAACACAAAAAACCTAGTTACCGCCCACGGTCGCCCAATAAGCTGCCGATGAGTCGTCGGAAGCAGAAACCATTATTTTGAAAAGGGTTGGTGTACGTATACACACATATGTAGATATACCGGGATCATGATTCATGTTCAATACACTAATTACCCCCCATATTGGATTCATTTAGACGCACAAGTACTTAATTTGGTTAACATCGACGGTGCTAGAAGTTTTATTAAAGCAAAAGAAAACGCTTGGACAAAAGGGGACAATATTACCAAAAATAGCTAGTGAGAAAAGCTCAAGCTCTCCTAACTTAACAACTTTTTCCTAACGAATCGAAGACTAATTTGGTTGATGACCAACAGATAGTTTTTAGCTAGCTATGATCGATAGGATTGAGAGAGACGTTTGATAATTTAGCGACTTAATTTTTTTCCTTAATTACTATCGCAGTATCGCCTACAATACTAATTAAATCTGAAAATCAATACAAAATATCATGGTGGATCTAGCTAGAAACAACGTTCGCAAAAGAAAATTTGTGAATGCTTCTCATTTCCAGCAACACAAACATAATCCAACAACGATAACCGGTCATTTCTTCTATATGGATCATTCGGTGCAAATAAAATCATCTATAGTGATAATGGTTAATTTGGTGAAAAACAAATTGAATAATATGTTCGAAAGCAAAATATAGAACGGGGGCATGCCATTGATGTAAATAGATATATATCTCATTAGTCAATGACAAGTTACCAATGCAAACTAAAACGAAAGAGATGGATCCAAATTAATCAAGTGATCAAATGGAAGAATTCTGTTTGAGATTGTGGGTCGTTTTCCATGTCATATTCCTTGACCATTTTTTTTCCTAGTGCTTTCTGGTTTGTTAGCTGGAGTTTGGGTGTACTTTACCCAATACGGGTTC from Fragaria vesca subsp. vesca linkage group LG3, FraVesHawaii_1.0, whole genome shotgun sequence harbors:
- the LOC101296649 gene encoding uncharacterized protein LOC101296649, yielding MQEPAKTVLVVADPNRESSSALQYALSHSVLDHDELILFHVDNPSNWIHAFHLNTFLKIPPANAGVHAMSSDHGSGSGTANLEKGTAVKDFLEEMKKECNRTKPKLNVRIERVALEAARDRANTILHHSEVLGVDIVVIGQKRSLFAKGHLGSYTWPRPGGRSSGSSSKGINTAEYLIENCKCTCVGVQKKALAGGYVLNSKTHKNFWLLA